The following are encoded in a window of Rosa chinensis cultivar Old Blush chromosome 4, RchiOBHm-V2, whole genome shotgun sequence genomic DNA:
- the LOC112197390 gene encoding protein PECTIC ARABINOGALACTAN SYNTHESIS-RELATED, with translation MTYSPKRAMAELRHSISIGPRATSSPMKRDEDSSPLISDAPPHQDDDDGRGRHPHKDRDRPFWSHLQSLCPFLGDDAKTSKISLFALIVVALLGFVFIFAIVKRVNAPYLCKKDGITLHCPHVKEAPSLWENPYSATTSWKPCAERRAGGISDLPPENETTGYIFIHAEGGLNQQRIAICNAVGVAKIMNATLILPVLKQDQIWKDQTKFEDIFDVDHFIDYLKDDVRIVRDIPEWFTDRTELFSSIRRTVKNIPKYAPAQFYIDNVLPRIKEKKIMALKPFVDRLGYDNVPQEINRLRCRVNYHALKFLPEIEQMADLLASRMRNRTGSSNPYMALHLRFEKGMVGLSFCDFVGKREEKALMAKYREKEWPRRYKNGTHLWQLALQKRKEGRCPLEPGEVAVILRAMGYPKETQIYVASGQVYGGHNRMAPLRNMFPNLVTKEELATKQELDHFRKHVTSLAALDFLVCLKSDVFVMTHGGNFAKLIIGARRYMGHRLKSIKPDKGLMSKSFGDPYMGWATFAEEVVITHETRTGLPEATFPNYDLWENPLTPCMCKA, from the exons ATGACTTACAGTCCGAAGCGAGCAATGGCGGAGCTCCGGCACTCCATCTCCATTGGGCCGCGCGCCACTTCTTCGCCGATGAAGCGCGACGAAGACTCCTCGCCGTTGATTTCCGACGCGCCGCCTCACCAAGACGACGACGACGGTCGCGGTCGCCATCCCCACAAAGATCGCGACCGTCCGTTCTGGTCCCATCTTCAATCTCTCTGTCCCTTCCTCGGCGACGACGCCAAGACCTCTAAGATCTCACTCTTCGCGCTCATCGTAGTCGCGCTCCTCGGATTCGTCTTCATTTTCGCAATCGTGAAGCGCGTG aaTGCTCCTTACTTGTGTAAAAAGGATGGCATTACTCTTCACTGTCCTCAT GTCAAGGAAGCGCCGTCGCTGTGGGAGAATCCTTATTCAGCAACCACTTCTTGGAAGCCCTGCGCTGAGCGTCGCGCCGGTGGGATTTCAG ATCTTCCACCTGAAAATGAAACAACTGGCTACATATTTATTCATGCAGAGGGTGGTCTAAATCAACAAAGAATTGCG ATATGCAATGCTGTAGGTGTGGCCAAAATAATGAATGCCACCCTTATTTTGCCAGTGTTGAAGCAAGACCAGATTTGGAAAGACCAAAC GAAATTTGAAGATATCTTTGATGTTGATCATTTCATTGATTACCTGAAGGATGATGTACGAATTGTTCGTGACATTCCAGAGTGGTTTACTGACAGAACTGAGCTCTTCTCTAGCATACG gCGAACAGTTAAAAACATTCCAAAATATGCACCAGCGCAATTTTACATTGACAACGTTCTGCCTCGaatcaaggagaagaagataatgGCCCTGAAGCCTTTTGTTGATCGACTCGG GTATGACAATGTTCCTCAAGAAATCAACAGGCTGAGGTGCAGGGTGAACTATCATGCTCTTAAATTTCTTCCTGAGATAGAGCAGATGGCTGATTTATTGGCATCAAGGATGAGAAACCGCACTGGAAGTTCCAATCCTTATAT GGCCCTGCATCTTAGGTTTGAGAAGGGGATGGTAGGTCTATCCTTCTGTGATTTTGTGGGGAAGAGGGAAGAGAAAGCTTTAATGGCAAAGTACAGAGAAAAAGAATGGCCAAGACGATATAAG AATGGTACCCATCTCTGGCAATTAGCCCTGCAGAAGCGGAAGGAAGGGAGATGCCCCCTTGAGCCTGGGGAAGTAGCTGTGATTCTACGAGCAATGGGGTATCCCAAAGAAACTCAAATTTACGTTGCTTCTGGACAGGTCTATGGTGGCCACAACAGAATGGCACCACTCAGAAACATGTTTCCGAATCTG GTAACCAAGGAGGAGCTGGCAACTAAGCAAGAGTTGGATCACTTCAGGAAGCATGTGACTAGCTTGGCCGCACTTGATTTCCTGGTCTGCTTGAAGTCTGATGTATTTGTAATGACCCATGGAGGCAACTTTGCCAAGCTGATCATCGGGGCACGCAGGTACATGGGTCACCGTCTCAAATCCATAAAACCAGACAAGGGGCTGATGTCTAAATCCTTTGGAGACCCTTACATGGGGTGGGCAACCTTTGCTGAGGAGGTGGTTATCACCCATGAAACACGGACTGGATTACCAGAAGCGACCTTTCCTAACTATGACTTGTGGGAGAATCCTCTAACTCCTTGCATGTGCAAAGCTTGA
- the LOC112197389 gene encoding uncharacterized protein LOC112197389: MKKILAFSFLCLFLGFHTQRVSSSQEHASTPPRGWNSYDSFCWTISEKEFLESADIIAKQLLPHGYEYAVVDYLWYRRKVPGAYVDSLGFDVIDQWGRPIPDPGRWPSSKGGNGFTEVASKVHQLGLKFGIHLMRGISTQAVNANTPILDVTKGTAYEESGRTWTAKDIGIKERRCAWMQNGFMSVNTTLGAGKAFLRSLYRQYDEWGVDFVKNDCVFGEDIDVSEITVVSEVLKQLDHPVVYSLSPGTQATPALAKDLTGIVNMYRITGDDWDTWDDVVAHFDVTRDFAAANLIGANGLLGKSWPDLDMLPLGWLTDPGSNEGPHRQTKLTLDEQRTQMTLWSIAKSPLMFGGDVRKLDDATTSLITNPTLLKINSFSSNNKEFPLISSTSSKRDVKNDDLVNTWQSRRQLKSLKTSDSDVIGLTSCADEKAIGWSTKALDQDLEHICWKEHSRKKYQTPFCLNKRESLLALEDDIMYKQQYQGKVNLLASDREDMCLHGSPKRKLTSKDLKRGLFSPCRWDANQMWELNPNGTLANSYSGLCATVNSFKAKANSKGARAWIATGKQGEIYVAFFNLNSAKTTITAQKSDLAKALPGSRVTAGSCKAAEVWSGQDLGIIDQTISFGVETHGTALFVLQCS, from the exons ATGAAGAAAATCTTAGCTTTTAGTTTTCTCTGCTTGTTCCTCGGTTTTCACACCCAGAG GGTATCATCATCACAAGAACATGCCAGCACCCCACCCAGAGGTTGGAATTCCTATGACTCCTTTTGTTGGACTATTTCTGAGAAAGAGTTCTTGGAAAGTGCTGATATCATAGCTAAGCAGCTACTTCCACATGGATATGAG TATGCTGTTGTCGATTACCTGTGGTATAGGAGAAAGGTTCCAGGCGCTTACGTTGATTCTCTAGGATTTGATGTAATCGACCAATGGGGGAGGCCTATACCTGACCCAGGTAGGTGGCCTTCCTCCAAAGGTGGGAATGGGTTCACTGAAGTGGCATCAAAAGTACATCAGCTGGGTTTGAAGTTTGGGATTCATCTTATGCGAGGAATTAGTACTCAGGCAGTAAATGCGAATACCCCTATCTTGGATGTCACCAAG GGGACTGCTTATGAAGAGTCTGGAAGAACATGGACTGCAAAAGACATAGGGATCAAGGAAAGGCGTTGCGCATGGATGCAAAATGGTTTCATGAGTGTGAATACTACATTGGGTGCTGGGAAGGCCTTCTTAAGATCACTTTATCGACAGTATGACGAGTGGGGTGTTGATTTTG TGAAAAATGATTGTGTGTTTGGTGAAGACATAGATGTAAGTGAAATAACCGTTGTGTCGGAG GTTCTAAAGCAACTTGACCATCCTGTGGTGTATTCTCTCTCTCCTGGAACCCAAGCAACACCTGCGCTGGCCAAAGATCTAACTGGTATAGTCAATATGTACCGTATAACAGGGGATGATTGGGACACATGGGACGATGTTGTAGCCCATTTTGACGTTACCAG GGATTTTGCTGCTGCGAATTTGATAGGAGCTAATGGCTTGCTGGGAAAGTCATGGCCTGACTTAGATATGCTCCCCCTGGGATGGCTTACCGATCCAG GTTCAAATGAAGGTCCACACAGACAAACGAAACTCACTTTAGACGAGCAAAGAACTCAG ATGACTTTGTGGTCTATTGCCAAGTCTCCTCTCATGTTTGGAGGGGATGTGAGAAAGCTTGATGATGCCACAACTAGTCTCATCACAAATCCTACCTTGCTGAAAATTAATTCGTTTAGCTCCAACAATAAGGAG TTTCCATTGATTTCAAGTACTTCGAGTAAGAGGGACGTCAAGAATGATGATCTGGTTAATACCTGGCAATCAAGAAGACAATTAAAAAGTTTAAAGACTTCAGATTCAGATGTTATTGGTCTTACTAGCTGTGCAGATGAGAAAGCAATTGGGTGGTCCACTAAAGCTCTTGACCAAGATCTTGAACACATCTGCTGGAAAGAACACTCGAGAAAGAAATACCAGACACCTTTTTGCTTAAACAAGAGAGAATCTCTTTTGGCATT AGAAGACGACATAATGTACAAACAGCAATACCAGGGGAAGGTCAATTTGTTAGCTAGTGACAGGGAGGACATGTGCTTGCATGGTTCTCCAAAACGAAAGCTTACTTCGAAAGATCTAAAGAGAGGTTTATTTTCACCTTGCAGATGGGATGCAAATCAG ATGTGGGAATTGAATCCCAATGGAACCTTGGCAAATAGCTATTCTGGCCTATGTGCAACAGTAAATTCTTTTAAAG CTAAAGCCAATTCTAAAGGAGCTCGTGCTTGGATAGCCACCGGAAAACAAG GAGAAATATATGTTGCTTTTTTCAACCTGAACTCAGCAAAAACTACTATAACTGCACAAAAATCAGACTTGGCGAAAGCACTTCCTGGCTCGAGAGTAACTGCAGGTTCCTGCAAAGCCGCAGAAGTATGGAGCGGACAAGATTTGGGGATCATAGACCAGACCATATCATTTGGTGTAGAAACTCATGGGACTGCTCTATTTGTTCTACAGTGTAGTTAG
- the LOC112200717 gene encoding sufE-like protein 2, chloroplastic yields MNSSTPLRPTLPSFCPSLPPCSFFFTHSSNPKSQRNERNLALKSIKCVHSGFGSYAPCKSSIRNPSALSSCLTEAPALVRTSDTVADKMQRLVLEFKSLSEPIDRVKRLLHYAANLPPCSESARQPESRVPGCTTQVWLEAELDELRRMRFRADSDSEISKGFCSCLIWMLDGAEPREVLEIKAKDLEDVNVGLYGKANSRVNTWQNVLLAMQRKTQALVTAAER; encoded by the coding sequence ATGAACTCATCCACCCCATTAAGACCAACACTCCCCAGTTTCTGTCCCTCTCTTCCCCcctgctccttcttcttcactcaCTCCTCAAACCCTAAATCGCAACGAAATGAGAGGAATCTCGCGTTGAAGTCAATCAAATGCGTCCATAGTGGTTTTGGTTCGTATGCTCCTTGCAAATCAAGCATTCGAAACCCTTCCGCGCTGTCATCTTGCTTGACGGAGGCTCCAGCTCTGGTTCGGACCTCTGACACGGTTGCGGATAAGATGCAACGGCTGGTTTTGGAATTCAAGTCTCTGTCGGAGCCCATAGACCGCGTGAAGAGGCTTTTACACTACGCAGCGAACCTGCCGCCGTGCAGCGAGTCGGCTCGGCAGCCGGAGAGCCGGGTCCCGGGCTGCACGACTCAGGTGTGGCTGGAGGCCGAGCTGGACGAGCTGAGGCGAATGAGGTTCCGAGCCGATAGCGACTCGGAGATCTCGAAAGGGTTCTGCTCGTGCCTGATCTGGATGCTCGACGGCGCCGAGCCGAGGGAGGTCTTGGAAATAAAGGCCAAGGATTTGGAGGATGTGAACGTGGGACTGTATGGAAAGGCCAATTCCAGAGTGAACACGTGGCAAAATGTGTTGTTGGCGATGCAGAGGAAGACTCAGGCTTTGGTTACGGCGGCGGAGAGATAG
- the LOC112197050 gene encoding eukaryotic translation initiation factor 4B2 has protein sequence MSKPWGVIGAWAAEAERAEAEELAAAQAAESQSFPSLKEAVTTKPKSKKMTLSEFTMGSSFSSADSTRLTPDEMLRLPTGPKERSAEEMQYGGRLGGGFSSYGRPGPNPGRGRDREDSDGSWGGGGRRSYGGFEDDRRGPPSRVSDLDLPSRADEVDNWASTKKPIQSFDSGRQNRYASLGGGGGGGGGGVGGGAIGGAFSRADEVDNWATGKRPVQPGPPARSSTFGSGFRDSGPEPDRWARGGGGGGGDGVERERPRLVLDPRRDVGLNEPPAVVKTNKPSPFGAARPREENLADKGLDYKKLDSEIEAKKTSRPSSAHSSRPSSAQSSRSEGPALHGIENVVKPRPKVNPFGDAKPREVLLEERGKDWRKIDQQLEHRSVDRPETEEEKRLKEEIDGLRKELESKNNMHSETVQDSSGSQPSLHDIVLQKERELELLIRDLDDKVRFGQKAIDRPGSGAGRPGSGAGRAGSFLERTPSHSGSFEDSRNMEYMDRPRSHGKGDAWGRPSDDRRGFQGNRERGFQGNREGGFQGSREGGFLGNRVFHRSSSRERW, from the exons ATGTCCAAACCCTGGGGTGTTATCGGCGCCTGGGCCGCCGAGGCCGAGCGAGCCGAGGCTGAGGAGCTCGCCGCCGCCCAAGCCGCCGAGTCCCAGAGCTTCCCCAGCCTCAAGGAAGCCGTCACCACCAAGCCCAAGAGCAAGAAGATGACCCTCTCCGAATTCACCATGGGCAGCAGTTTCTCCTCCGCCGACTCCACCCGCCTCACTCCCGACGAGATGCTCCGCCTCCCCACCGGCCCAAAAGAGCGCTCCGCCGAGGAAATGCAGTACGGCGGCCGCCTCGGCGGCGGGTTCTCCTCCTACGGCCGGCCCGGGCCCAATCCGGGTCGGGGCAGGGACCGCGAGGACTCAGATGGGTCGTGGGGAGGAGGTGGCAGAAGATCCTACGGTGGATTTGAAGACGACCGGAGGGGTCCGCCTTCTAGGGTTTCAGATTTGGATTTGCCGTCTAGGGCTGACGAGGTCGACAATTGGGCTTCGACGAAGAAGCCTATACAGTCATTCGATTCCGGTCGACAAAACCGGTATGCCTCGCTCGGCggaggcggtggtggtggtggtggaggtgttggtggtggtgcTATTGGTGGAGCTTTTTCTAGGGCTGACGAGGTTGATAACTGGGCTACTGGGAAAAGGCCTGTGCAGCCCGGCCCTCCAGCTAGATCATCCACATTTGGGTCCGGGTTTCGTGATTCGGGTCCCGAGCCTGATCGCTGGgctagaggaggaggaggtggtggtggtgatggggtTGAGAGAGAGCGGCCTAGATTGGTTTTGGATCCCCGGAGAGACGTAGGGTTGAATGAGCCACCTGCGGTGGTGAAGACCAATAAGCCAAGCCCGTTTGGGGCAGCAAGGCCTAGAGAGGAGAATTTGGCCGATAAGGGCTTGGATTATAAGAAACTGGACTCCGAAATTGAGGCCAAGAAGACGAGTAGGCCTTCCAGTGCACATTCAAGCCGGCCTTCCAGTGCGCAATCGAGCAGGTCTGAGGGTCCTGCGCTGCATGGGATTGAGAATGTGGTAAAGCCGAGGCCAAAAGTAAACCCTTTTGGGGATGCCAAGCCGAGGGAAGTGTTACTGGAGGAGCGAGGTAAGGATTGGAGGAAGATTGATCAACAGTTGGAGCATCGCTCTGTTGACAG ACCCGAAACTgaggaagaaaaaagattaAAGGAAGAAATAGATGGCTTAAGGAAGGAACTTGAATCTAAAAATAACATGCACAGTGAAACTGTGCAAGACTCTAGTGGATCCCAGCCAAGTCTACATGATATTGTACTTCAAAAGGAAAGGGAATTGGAGTTGCTGATCCGCGATTTGGATGACAAAGTTCGCTTTGGGCAGAAAGCCATTGACAGGCCTGGGTCCGGAGCAGGCAGGCCTGGGTCCGGGGCAGGCAGGGCTGGCAGCTTTCTTGAAAGAACACCGTCTCATTCTGGGTCATTTGAAGATTCCAGAAATATGGAATATATGGATAGACCTCGATCGCATGGCAAAGGAGATGCGTGGGGAAGACCTTCTGATGACAGAAGGGGATTCCAAGGTAACAGGGAAAGGGGATTTCAAGGTAACCGAGAAGGAGGATTCCAAGGTAGCAGAGAAGGAGGATTTCTAGGGAACAGAGTCTTCCACAG GTCAAGTTCAAGAGAGAGATGGTGA
- the LOC112197051 gene encoding GDSL esterase/lipase At5g14450, with protein sequence MDPVRGHWGLKRSVEAVAVGVVLVGVLSVFLGLRPQKIQSSRFHFPAIYNFGDSNSDTGASSAVFYRLPSPYGNTFFGKPSGRLSDGRLMIDFIAQKLGLPFLSAYLDSVGANFRHGANFATGGSTILPIDGKLFEGRFSPISLGKQFSQFAQLKARVNEVLSQDKSSYVSASIPRPEDFSKALYTFDMGQNDIYAGLRFKTVDQVLESISDMTTQLAFTIEQLYQQGGRIFWIHNTGPLGCLPMCLAHNQPEPDDLDQNGCLKSYNEVAQEFNRQLKERVLNLRAKLSDAVLTYVDLYRAKYTLISETEKHGFSDPLAQCCGRQGDSPFHCGMNTTAVNGTEVFGGSCSNPAKYISWDGVHYSDAANEWVAKRVIDGSFSDPPISITEACRKPSQL encoded by the exons ATGGACCCTGTGAGAGGGCACTGGGGACTGAAGAGGAGTGTGGAAGCAGTAGCAGTTGGAGTTGTTTTAGTTGGTGTACTTTCAGTTTTTCTGGGCCTCAGACCCCAAAAGATTCAATCAAGTCGTTTTCATTTTCCGGCGATCTATAACTTTGGCGATTCAAATTCCGACACAGGTGCTTCATCAGCTGTGTTTTATCGGCTTCCTTCTCCCTATGGCAATACATTCTTTGGCAAACCTTCGGGAAGGTTATCCGATGGGCGTCTCATGATCGATTTTATAG CTCAGAAGTTGGGTTTGCCATTTTTGAGTGCTTATCTTGATTCTGTTGGAGCAAACTTCCGTCATGGAGCAAATTTTGCAACGGGAGGATCTACAATCTTGCCAATAGACGGAAAATTGTTCGAAGGAAGATTTAGCCCCATCTCTCTTGGCAAACAGTTTTCGCAATTTGCCCAGCTTAAAGCTCGTGTAAATGAGGTTCTAAGTCAAG ATAAAAGCTCATATGTCAGCGCCAGCATCCCAAGACCAGAGGACTTCTCAAAGGCATTGTACACCTTCGACATGGGACAAAACGATATTTATGCGGGATTAAGGTTTAAAACGGTGGACCAAGTGCTGGAATCCATTTCCGACATGACAACTCAGTTAGCTTTCACAATAGAG CAACTATACCAGCAAGGCGGAAGAATATTTTGGATCCATAACACAGGTCCACTCGGCTGCTTGCCTATGTGTCTTGCACATAATCAGCCAGAACCCGATGACCTGGACCAGAATGGCTGTTTGAAGTCTTACAATGAGGTGGCCCAGGAGTTTAACAGACAGCTCAAGGAAAGAGTGCTTAATCTAAGAGCCAAGCTCTCGGATGCAGTTCTTACATATGTTGATCTCTATAGAGCAAAATACACGCTTATTAGTGAAACAGAGAAGCATG GTTTTAGTGATCCTCTAGCTCAATGCTGCGGACGCCAAGGTGATTCTCCTTTCCATTGCGGGATGAATACTACTGCTGTCAATGGCACTGAAGTATTTGGTGGCTCTTGTAGTAATCCTGCAAAGTACATTAGCTGGGACGGTGTGCACTATTCGGATGCTGCAAACGAATGGGTAGCCAAACGAGTTATAGACGGCTCATTCTCAGACCCTCCAATTTCGATCACTGAAGCATGTCGCAAGCCTTCACAGCTTTGA
- the LOC112196393 gene encoding GDSL esterase/lipase At3g26430, whose protein sequence is MESHSSTILAVLTLLVSLSAVSLASTNSCNFPAVFNFGDSNSDTGGLSAVFGQARSPHGESFFHGPAGRYCDGRLVIDFIAKSLGLPYLSAYLDSVGSNFTHGANFATAGSTIRPQNTTIQQSGFSPISLNVQYNEFYDFLPRSQVARNRGGVFAQLMPKAEDFSRALYTFDIGQNDLTAGLFLNMSVAQVKAFVPDVLDNFKDVVKYVHSQGGRFFWIHNTGPVGCLPYVLDRLPVLPSEVDRHGCATPFNELAQFFNRGLKHAVVQLRKELPSAAITYVDVYKAKFNLISQPQKHGVKEPIRACCGHGGKYNFNPHLGCGGKIKVHGKEILVGKSCKDPSVWVNWDGVHYTQAANKKIFDQIVDGSFSNPPVPLKMACHKHH, encoded by the exons ATGGAATCACATTCCTCAACAATACTAGCAGTTCTCACTCTTCTGGTGTCACTGTCTGCAGTTAGCTTGGCCTCAACTAATTCATGTAACTTCCCAGCCGTATTCAACTTCGGCGACTCAAACTCCGACACCGGTGGCTTGTCTGCAGTCTTCGGCCAGGCACGTTCACCTCACGGCGAGTCCTTCTTCCACGGCCCGGCTGGCCGGTACTGTGACGGCCGCCTCGTCATTGATTTTATAG CTAAAAGCCTTGGACTACCATATCTTAGCGCATATCTCGACTCGGTGGGAAGCAACTTCACTCACGGAGCCAACTTCGCGACGGCCGGATCGACCATCCGGCCTCAGAACACAACCATTCAACAGAGTGGGTTTAGTCCCATCTCCTTAAACGTTCAGTACAACGAGTTCTATGATTTTCTTCCTAGGTCCCAAGTTGCTCGGAATCGAG GTGGAGTTTTTGCACAACTAATGCCTAAAGCTGAGGATTTCTCTCGTGCCTTGTACACCTTCGATATTGGTCAGAACGACTTGACAGCCGGTTTGTTCTTGAACATGTCCGTCGCCCAAGTTAAAGCATTTGTTCCTGATGTACTCGATAACTTCAAAGACGTCGTCAAG TATGTACACAGTCAAGGAGGTAGATTTTTCTGGATACACAACACGGGACCGGTCGGTTGTCTACCCTATGTATTGGACCGCCTACCGGTCTTACCCTCGGAGGTGGACCGCCACGGGTGCGCCACACCTTTCAATGAACTTGCTCAGTTTTTCAACCGTGGATTAAAGCACGCTGTGGTCCAGTTAAGGAAAGAGCTACCTTCGGCTGCAATCACATATGTTGATGTTTACAAGGCCAAGTTCAACCTCATTAGCCAACCACAAAAGCATG GAGTTAAAGAACCGATAAGAGCATGTTGCGGCCATGGTGGGAAGTACAATTTCAATCCGCACCTTGGATGTGGAGGAAAGATCAAGGTTCATGGCAAAGAAATATTAGTGGGAAAGTCATGTAAAGACCCTTCGGTTTGGGTAAATTGGGATGGGGTACATTACACTCAAGCAGCTAACAAAAAGATCTTCGATCAGATTGTAGATGGTTCATTTTCGAACCCTCCAGTTCCTTTGAAAATGGCTTGCCATAAGCACCATTAA
- the LOC112196392 gene encoding GDSL esterase/lipase At3g26430 → METLFLRHVAFGLVIWTTMLLSPSTCSKPCSFPAIFNFGDSNSDTGGLSAAFGQAPYPNGETFFGTPSGRYSDGRLIIDFIAESLRLPHLSAFLDSVGSNFSHGANFATAGSTIRPPNMTIQYGPSPISLDVQYVEFSNFHTRSQIYRKKGELYEKLLPRVEYFSRALYTFDIGQNDLTAGYKLNMTIEQIKAYVPDVLGQFSNVIKDIYNEGGRTFWIHNTGPVGCYPYILDRFFVNPAQYNKYGCASPFNDVAQFFNQRLKEAVVQLEQDLPMAAFTYVDIYSLKYTLITQAKKYGFEKPLVACCGRGGKYNYNLHEKCGAKKTINGKEVVIANSCKDPMTRINWDGTHFTEAANKWIFQQILNGSFSDPPNPLEMACQRRKTKK, encoded by the exons ATGGAAACTCTGTTTCTAAGACATGTTGCCTTTGGGCTTGTGATTTGGACAACAATGCTTCTGAGTCCTAGCACTTGTTCAAAACCATGCTCTTTTCCGGCCATATTCAACTTTGGAGACTCAAACTCAGACACCGGGGGCCTGTCCGCAGCGTTTGGACAAGCTCCTTATCCCAATGGAGAGACATTTTTTGGAACACCTTCGGGACGTTATTCCGATGGCCGTCTTATAATTGATTTCATAG CTGAAAGCTTGAGATTACCTCATCTGAGTGCATTTTTGGACTCGGTTGGATCAAACTTCAGCCACGGAGCGAATTTCGCAACTGCAGGATCAACCATCAGACCCCCAAACATGACCATCCAATATGGACCTAGTCCCATTTCCTTAGATGTGCAGTATGTTGAATTCTCAAACTTCCACACGAGATCGCAAATTTATCGCAAAAAAG GAGAGTTATATGAGAAACTGCTTCCCAGAGTAGAGTACTTTTCTCGAGCACTTTATACCTTTGACATTGGCCAAAATGATCTCACTGCTGGTTACAAGCTTAACATGACCATTGAACAAATAAAGGCCTACGTTCCAGATGTGCTAGGCCAGTTCTCTAATGTCATCAAG GATATATATAATGAAGGGGGAAGAACATTTTGGATCCACAATACAGGCCCTGTGGGCTGCTACCCCTATATTCTGGATCGGTTCTTTGTCAACCCAGCCCAATATAATAAGTATGGGTGTGCAAGTCCGTTTAATGATGTGGcccaatttttcaaccaaagaTTAAAGGAAGCTGTGGTTCAGCTTGAGCAAGATCTTCCCATGGCTGCATTCACCTATGTGGATATCTACTCACTAAAGTACACCCTCATTACTCAAGCCAAGAAATATG GATTTGAGAAGCCACTCGTAGCATGTTGTGGTCGTGGTGGGAAATACAATTACAACCTACATGAGAAGTGTGGGGCGAAGAAGACTATCAACGGCAAAGAGGTAGTAATCGCTAACTCGTGCAAGGATCCAATGACTAGGATTAATTGGGACGGGACGCATTTCACTGAGGCTGCCAACAAATGGATATTTCAACAAATTTTGAATGGCTCCTTTTCAGATCCACCAAACCCGTTGGAAATGGCTTGTCAAAGAAGGAAAACAAAGAAGTGA